TGCTTGGGTGATTACCCGTAACACGTTACTCTACAACGGCGCATTTATCGTGCTTGGAACAGTGCTCTCCATAGCTGTGGCCGTATTGTTGAACGAGGTAAAAAAGCGATTTGCCTCCCGACTGTACCAAAGCATCATTTTGCTGCCCTATCTGATCTCGATGGTCATTGTCGCTTACTTGGTTCTGGCATTGCTCAACGAGGAAAACGGATTCGTCAATCATTACGTGCTTCCTTTGCTGGGGATTGACCCCGTGTCGTGGTATGCGGATTCCGGTAAATGGCCCTTTATATTAAGTGTCGTATATCTGTGGAAAAACGTCGGTTATACATGCATTGTTTATCTGGCCTCAATTGTAGGCATCAGCCAAGAATATTATGAATCCGCTACGCTGGACGGAGCATCCAAGTGGAGGCAAGTCTGGAGCATTACCCTTCCTCTGCTTAAACCCACGATGGTCATTATGGTGCTTCTTGCAGTG
This Paenibacillus xylanexedens DNA region includes the following protein-coding sequences:
- a CDS encoding ABC transporter permease, which codes for MRRGFHENRIQNIRKHGLLLVMILPGIIYLFINNYLPMFGIVIAFKDINFAKGIWGSDWVGFDNFAYLFQTQDAWVITRNTLLYNGAFIVLGTVLSIAVAVLLNEVKKRFASRLYQSIILLPYLISMVIVAYLVLALLNEENGFVNHYVLPLLGIDPVSWYADSGKWPFILSVVYLWKNVGYTCIVYLASIVGISQEYYESATLDGASKWRQVWSITLPLLKPTMVIMVLLAVGRIFNSDFGLFYQVPLNSGALQTTTDVIDTYVYRGLMTFGDFGMSSAAGLYQSIVGFLLVLTTNAIVRRKNRDLALF